From Micromonospora echinospora:
GATCTCGTAACAGAACAGCATCACTTTGGCCAGCTACACCGGCCCTTGACGGGTGCTCCGGAGCCTCCGGAGTGGCCGACAACTGCAACCGGCCGCCAGCGGTGCCCCTCGTGGGACACCGCCGACGGAAAGCTGCCCAGAGCCAGCCGCTCCGGTCGGGCGTACAGAGCCGCAGGCGCGCGTCCTTCGCGCGTGCCCTGCGGCGCCGACGTTCAGGGGGAGGCGGCCATGGCTGGGCGGCACAGGTTCACCGGCGGTCTGCCACACGGTCCGAGTCCCTCCCCGGAGGGCGGCACCGGCCGCCCGGCCGGCGGAGCACGGCGGGACGACGCGTCCGCGTACCACCGGTGCGGAGCGGCTCGATGAGCGCCTTCGACATCGTTCTCCTCATAGTGGTGCTGCTCCTGGTCGTGGTGGTGGTCGGCGCCGTGCTGTTCGGCGTGCGTACCCTCAAGCGGCTCAGCCTGGCGCCCGCGCCGGAGGATCCGGCCTTCATCGCGGAGAAGGACCGGCAGGAGCAGTCCCTCGCGGCGCTGCGTACCGCCGCCAGCGAGGCGAACAGCACCATCGACGTGGCGAAGTCCGCGGCCGCGGCGGCGCGTACCGAGGCGGCTGCCGCCAAGGCCGAGGCGAAGGCCGCCCGGGCCGAGGCGCGGCGGGTGCTCGACGACGCCCGCGCCGAGGCGGACACCGTGCTGGAGCGCGCGCACAAGCAGGCCGAGGCGGACGCCGAGCAGCTGCGCGCCACCGCGCGGCGCAGCGGCGAGCGGGAGGTGGCGGTGCTGGCCGCCACCACCCGGGAGCAGGCGGCCGAGGTGGAGCGGCGCGCCGCCCGGATGGACGAGCGGGAACGGCTGCACACCGAGGAGGTGGAGCGGCTGGCCGAGCGGGAGCGGCAGCTCACCGCCGCCACCGCGGCGCTCGCCGCCCGGGAGGCCGCCCTGGCCGAGCGGGAGCGGACGCTGACCGAGGTGGAGGAGCAGCGTCGCCGCGAGCTGGAGCGCGTCGCCGGGCTGACCGCCGACGCGGCCCGCGTCGAGCTGGTCGAGTCGATCGAGGGGCAGGCCAAGCGGGAGGCCGCGCTGCTGGTCCGGGAGATCGAGGCGGACGCCCGGGGCAGCGCCGAGCAGCGCGCCCGCAACATCGTGGTGGACGCCATCCAGCGGGTCGCCAGCGAGCAGACCGCGGAGAGCGTGGTCAGCGTGCTGCACCTGCCCGGTGACGAGATGAAGGGGCGCATCATCGGCCGGGAGGGGCGCAACATCCGCGCCTTCGAGTCGGTCACCGGCGTCAACCTGATCATCGACGACACCCCCGAGGCGGTGCTGCTGTCCTGCTTCGACCCGGTACGCCGGGAGGTCGGCCGGGTCACGCTGGAGAAGCTGGTACTGGACGGCCGGATCCACCCGCACCGGATCGAGGAGGTCTACGACCTGGCCCGGCAGGAGGTGGAGGAACTGTGCCTCCGGGCCGCCGAGGACGCGCTGGTCGAGGTCGGCATCACCGAGATCCACCCGGAGCTGGTGACGCTGCTGGGCCGGTTGCGCTACCGCACCTCGTACGGGCAGAACGTGCTCAAGCACCTGGTGGAGACCGCGCACATCGCCGGCGTCATGGCCGCGGAGCTGCGGCTGGACGTGCCGACGATCAAGCGGTGCGCGTTCCTGCACGACATCGGCAAGGCGCTCACCCACGAGGTGGAGGGCAGCCACGCGATCATCGGCGCGGACGTGGCCCGCAAGTACGGCGAGAGCGAGGACGTGGTGCACGCCATCGAGGCGCACCACAACGAGGTGCCGCCGCAGACCATCGAGGCGGTGCTGACCCAGGCGTCGGACGCCTGCTCGGGCGGGCGGCCGGGCGCGCGGCGGGAGAGCCTCGAGGCGTACGTGAAGCGGCTGGAGCGGATCGAGGAGATCGCGGCCGGCAAGCTGGGCGTGGAGAAGGTCTTCGCCATGCAGGCGGGCCGGGAGATCCGGGTGATGGTCAAGCCGGACGACGTGGACGACATCGGCGCGGCGGTGCTGGCCCGGGACGTGGCCAAGCAGATCGAGGAGGAGCTGACCTACCCGGGTCAGATCCGGGTGACTGTGGTGCGCGAGTCCCGGGTCACCGAGATCGCCCGCTAGACCGAGGAACACGAAAGGGCTGGCCGTGGACGGCCAGCCCTTTCACATGTGTCGGGTCAGACGGGGCCGCCGGTGCTCTCGGCCTGCGAGGCGAGCGCGGCAGGCGGCAGGGGCTGCGCCGGGGTGCCGGCGGTCTTGCGGCCCTGGGCGAGCCGGCGCTGGACGTACTGGGCCAGCTTCGACAGCGAGTAGTTGATGGCGATGAACAGCACGGCGATCACCACGTACACCTGGATCGGGTTGCCCAGGACGCCGATGATCTGCTTGCCGATGTTGAGCGTCTCCTCGTAGCTGATGATGAAGCCCAGCGAGGTGTCCTTGAGCACCACCACGAGCTGGCTGATCAGCGCCGGCAGCATGATCCGGAAGGCCTGCGGCAGCAGGATCAGCCCGGTGGTCTGGAACGGGGAGAGCCCGATCGCGGAGGCCGCCTCGGCCTGCCCGCCGGGCAGGCCCTCCATGCCCGAGCGCAGGATCTCGGCGATGACCACGGAGTTGTAGATGGTCAGGCCGATGACGAGGTACCAGAGGTTGTCGAACGAGGCGCCGAACTCGGGGAAGCCGCGAGCCACGAAGAAGATGGTGATGACGACCGGGAGGCCGCGGAACACCTCGACGCAGACCCGGGTCACGGCGGCCAGCACCCAGCTCAGCCCGCGCAGCAGGTACGCCACTGGTGCGGCAGCTCCGGTGAAGCGCCGCCGGGTCAGGCTCTTGAGCTGGATCCGCAGGACGGCGAGCAGGGTGCCGACGACGAGCGACGAGACGATGGCCAGCGCGGCGGCGATCAGGGTGTTCTTGAGGCCGAACCCGATCCGGTCCCAGACGAGCGAGAAGTTCTCGTTCGAGGGGTCGACCAGCGGCCCCCACAGCTCCATCGAGAACTGGCCTTTGTCGGCCAGCGGCCGGTAGATGAACAGGTAGGCGCCGACCAGCACCACCACGGCGGCGATCAGGCTGCTGATGAGCGTGACGCGTCGCTGGCGCGGCCCGGGGATGTCGTAGAGGACGCTCTGCTGGCTCATCGGGCCACCGCCTGTCGCTTCTCGATCCGGTCCAGCAGGGCGCCGAGCGGGACCGTCATGATCAGGTATCCGACGGAGATGCCGATCGCCACCGGGATGAAGGGGTAGCCACCGGCGGAGGTGAGCTGGTCCGCGGTCTGCGAGAGGTCACCGACCACGCCGAAGAAGCCGACGAGCGCGGAGTTTTTGATCATCGCGATGATGACCGACCCGAGCGGCACCACCGAGGCCTTCCAGGACTGCGGGAGCACGACGTGCCGCAGGTTCTGGCCGAAGGTGAGGCCCAGCGAACGCGCCGCCTCGGCCTGCCCGGCCGGTACCGCGTTCACGCCGGACCGCAGGGCCTCGCAGACGAACGCGGCGGTGTAGAGGACCAGCGCGATCGTGCCGAACCGGAAGTAGGGCAGGTCGGTGCCGAGCCGGCTGAAGATCGAATCCAGGCCCGGGATGCGCAGGAAGTCGGCGTTGGAGCCCAGCGCCGGCAGGCCGAACGCGGCGAAGAACAGCACCACTGTCAGCGGCAGGTTACGGAAGACGTTCACGTACGTGGTGCCGACCGCGCGCAGCGGTGGCACCGGCGAGATCCGCAGCACCGCCACGACGGCGCCCAGGATCAGGGCGCCGATCGCGGCGAGAACGCAGATCTGGAGGGTGAGCCAGAACCCGCCCGCGAAGACGTCGAACTTGTCGATGAGCACATTCACGGGTCGGTGTCCTCCCCACCCTCCGGATCTAGCGGATCAGTAGCGGTTGACGGCGGGCGGGTCGCCCAGGGTGGCGCCGAACTTGCCGGCGGTGTCGTCCCACGCCTTCTTCCAGCTGCCGTCCTGGAAGGCCTTGTCGAGCGTGTCGTTGATGAAGTTACGGAAGTCGGTGTCCTCCTTCTTGACACCGATGCCGTACGGCTCCTTGGTGAAGTTGTCGCCGGCCATCTTGAAGGACGCCTCGTCCTTGGCGATGTAGCCAAGCAGGATCACGTTGTCGGTGGTGACGGCGTCGACCTGCTTGCCCTTCAGGGCGTCGCGGCACTTGTCGTAGGTGTCGAAGAGCACCAGCTGGGTGCCGACGTCCTTGACGTACTTCTTGATCTCCTCGGCCGGGGTGGAGCCGGTGACCGAGCAGACCTTCTTGGCGCCGTCCTTGAACGAGTCGGGGCCGGTGATGGCCGACTCGTCCTTGCGGACCATGATGTTCTGGCCGGCCTCGTAGTACGGCCCGGCGAAGGCGATGCGCTCCTTGCGCTTGTCGTTGATCGTGTAGGTGGCCGCGACCAGGTCGACGGTGCCGTTCACGATGACGTCCTCGCGGACCTTCGACGGCGTCTCGACGTACTCGATCTTGTCCTCGGGGATGCCGAGTTCCTTCACGATCAGCTTCGCGACCTCGACGTCGAAGCCCTCCGGCTTGCCCGACAGGCCCTTCTGACCGAAGCCCGGCTGGTCGAACTTGGTGCCGACCTTGATCTTCTGGGCCTTGCTCAGCCGCTCCATGGTGCTGCCGGCCGCGAAGTCCTTGCTGCCGGCGCCGGTGCCCTCGTCGTCGCTGTCGCCACCGCAGGCGGACAGGCCGAGCGCCAAGGTCGCCGCCGCGGCAACCGCCGCCACGCGCTTGTAACGCATACTCAATCTCCTTCTTCAACGGAGCCGCCGGGACGACTCCAACTACGGACGCTCAGTGAGTGAGGATCTTGGAGAGGAAGTCCTTGGCCCGCTCGCTGCGCGGGTTCGCGAAGAACTCGGCCGGCGGCGCGTCCTCGACCAGTTGCCCGTCGGCCATGAAGACGACCCGGTTGGCGGCGTGCCGGGCGAAACCCATCTCGTGGGTCACCACGACCATGGTCATGCCCTCGCTCGCCAGGGAGGTCATCACGTCCAGCACCTCGCCGACCATCTCCGGGTCCAGCGCGCTGGTCGGCTCGTCGAAGAGCATCGCCTTGGGCTGCATGGCCAGCGCGCGGGCGATCGCCGCCCGCTGCTGCTGGCCGCCGGAGAGCTGCGCCGGGTACTTGTCCGCCTGGTTGGCGATGCCGACGCGGTCGAGCAGGGCCAGGCCGCGCTCGCGGGCGGCGGCCGGCTTCTCCTTGCGCACCTTGACCGGCCCCAGCGTGACGTTGTCCAGGATCGTCTTGTGGGCGAAGAGGTTGAACGACTGGAAGACCATGCCGACCTCGCTGCGCAGCTTGGCCAGGGGCTTGCCCTCGGCCGGCAGCGGCTGCCCGTCGAACGTGATGGTGCCCTTGTCGATGGGCTCCAGCCGGTTGATCGTGCGGCACAGCGTCGACTTGCCGGAGCCGGACGGGCCGATCACCACGACCACCTCGCCCCGGCCGACGGAGAGGGACACGTCGTCGAGCACGTGCAGCGGCCCGAACCACTTGTTGACCCCGTCGAGCACGATCAGCGGGTCGCCCGTCGTCACGTCGTCCACCGTCCCTGTCGTCCATGCCGGAATTGGGGGTCGAGCGACCCCCGGTTGGGCAACTGTAGGCGGGGTGATGTGGCAGAACGCAACTCAGATGGTCACGGAGCGGTAACACCGGTCACCTGCATACCGGCACGTCCGAATTTTGTCACAGTCCGGGTGGGCCGAGTGGCGCCGAAGGCGCTGGCCAGAGATCATGACGCGATGACCGACGCGATCCGGCTGACCGACTACGCCCGTGGTGGCGGCTGCGCCTGCAAGATCCCTCCGGGTGAGCTGGAGGTGATGGTCGCCGGTCTCGGCTCGACCGGCGGCTCCGCCGACCTGCTGGTCGGGCTGGAGAACGGCGACGACGCCGCGGTGGTCCGGCTGGACGAGCGTACGGGCCTGGTGAGCACCGCCGACTTCTTCACCCCGGTGGTCGACGACGCCTACGACTGGGGCCGCATCGCCGCCGCCAACGCGCTCTCCGACGTGTACGCGATGGGCGGCACGCCGCTCGTCGCGCTGAACCTGCTCTGCTGGCCGCGCGGGGTGCTGCCGCCGGAGATGGCCCGAGAGGTGCTGCGCGGCGGTCTGGACGTGGCCCGGGAGGCGAACTGCCACCTGGCCGGCGGGCACAGCGTGGACGACGACAGCCCGAAGTACGGCCTCGCGGTCACCGGCGTGGTCCGGCCGGACGAGTTGATCACCCTGGACGCCGGGCGGGCCGGCCTGCCGCTGTCGCTGACCAAGCCGCTCGGCGTGGGCGTGCTCAACACCCGGCACAAGCAGACCGGCCAGCGCTTCCCCGAGGCGGTCGAGTCGATGGCCCGGCTCAACCGGGACGCGGCCCTCGCGGCGGTGGCCGCCGGTATCCGCTGCGGCACCGATGTCACCGGCTTCGGCCTGCTCGGGCACGCCTCGAAGCTGGCCCGCGCGAGCCACCTCACGGTGGCGATCGACGCGGCGGCGGTGCCGTATCTGCCGGGCGCGCGGGAGGCGATGCGCGACGGGTACGTCAGCGGCGGCACCCGGCGCAACCTGGACTGGGTCAACCCGTGGACCGACTTCGGCAGCGCGGACGAGGGGGAACGGCTGCTGCTGGCGGACGCGCAGACCTCGGGCGGGCTGCTGGTCGCCGGCGAGGTGCCGGGCGGGATTGTCATCGGTGAGTTGTTGCCGGCCTCGGACCATCTGATCCGGGTCCGCTGAGTCCTCGACTCACGGCGCGGCCGGGCGGTCGCCGCGGCACCGTACCCGATAAACTGTCATCTTCCAGCTACTCTGGGCAACGTCGCCCGAGGGAATTTTGCCCGGAATGGTCACAGACCGGTAACTTGCGCCCGGCTGAGGGCAAATGCCCTCCACCATCGTCAGTAAGGCCCGATCCGGAGGCCGGTGGAACGAGCGCAGCGAGGAGGCGGCATGACCGAGCTGTGGAACTGGAGAATCGACGGCGGCGAGCCGGTGGAGGTCTACCCGGCACTGGCCGAGGCGCTCGGCCGGGTGGTGATGCCCCTGGCGGTGGCCGACCCGGCCCGGCTCCCCGCGTACGCGGTGGTCTGCGACGTGTGGGAGGCGCCCGGGCTGTACCGCACCGTCGTCGACTGTTACGGCGTGCCCGAGAACCTGGCCGAGCTGCCCGCCATCGCGGCGCTGGCCCGGCTGCTGGGTCGCAACTGCCTGCTGCGCGACGACACGCTCGACGCCGGCCGGCACCTGCTGGTCGCCCCGGACGGCACGATCCGCCCGGTGCACTTCGACGTGGCCGACACCGACGACGGCGAGGTGCTCAGCCACCACCGGCTCTGCACGCAGGCCGACCCGCGCTGCCGGGGCTGGTCGCAGTGCCACCGCTCCCGCTGGGCCCCCGACACGGTCGCCCCGGCGCTCGCCGCCGCCTGACCGCGAGCGCGCGCTAAGGCGGGCGCGACGGGCACGCGCCACCGCGCGACGGGCACCGGCGCTCGCCCCGGCGTCGGAGCGGCGTCGGAGCGGTGGCGGCGCCGGGAGCGTGTGCTCGGCGCCGAGGGCGTCCGGCCGGTCAGCCCCGGGCTGCCGGCTGCTGGCCCCGCACCACGAGCTGGTCGAGCAACGTCGCGGTGGCGGCGGCCACGGCGTCCACCGCGGCGTCGAACGCGGCGGCGTTGTGCGCGGCCGGGGTACGGAATCCGGAGATCTTCCGGACGTACTGCAACGCGGCGGCGCGGATGTCCTCCTCGGTGACCACCGGGACGTACGGCTCACGCAGGGTCTTGATGCTCCGGCACATGGCTCCTCCTCGTTCGGTCCGACCAGCTCCACCCGGATACGCTGTCCGGGTCATGACTACCGCAGCCGCGGGCAGCCCGCGCACCTACCAGGTGCGTACGTACGGCTGCCAGATGAACGTGCACGACTCCGAGCGCATCTCCGGCCTCCTCGAGGATGCCGGTTACGTGCGCGCCGCCGAGGCCGACGATCAGCCCGACGTGGTGGTGTTCAACACCTGCGCGGTCCGGGAGAACGCCGACAACCGGCTCTACGGCAACCTGGGTCATCTGCGCCCCGTGAAGGCGAAGCACCCCGGGATGCAGATCGCCGTCGGCGGCTGCCTGGCCCAGAAGGACCGCGGCGACATCGTCCGCAAGGCGCCCTGGGTGGACGTCGTCTTCGGCACGCACAACATCGGCGCGCTGCCCGCGCTGCTGGACCGGGCGCGGCACAACGCCGCGGCCGAGGTGGAGATCCTGGAGTCGCTGGAGGTGTTCCCCTCCACGCTGCCGACCCGGCGCGAGTCGACGTACGCCGGATGGGTCTCGATCTCCGTCGGCTGCAACAACACCTGCACGTTCTGCATCGTGCCCTCCCTGCGCGGCAAGGAGAAGGACCGCCGCCCCGGCGAC
This genomic window contains:
- the rny gene encoding ribonuclease Y — protein: MSAFDIVLLIVVLLLVVVVVGAVLFGVRTLKRLSLAPAPEDPAFIAEKDRQEQSLAALRTAASEANSTIDVAKSAAAAARTEAAAAKAEAKAARAEARRVLDDARAEADTVLERAHKQAEADAEQLRATARRSGEREVAVLAATTREQAAEVERRAARMDERERLHTEEVERLAERERQLTAATAALAAREAALAERERTLTEVEEQRRRELERVAGLTADAARVELVESIEGQAKREAALLVREIEADARGSAEQRARNIVVDAIQRVASEQTAESVVSVLHLPGDEMKGRIIGREGRNIRAFESVTGVNLIIDDTPEAVLLSCFDPVRREVGRVTLEKLVLDGRIHPHRIEEVYDLARQEVEELCLRAAEDALVEVGITEIHPELVTLLGRLRYRTSYGQNVLKHLVETAHIAGVMAAELRLDVPTIKRCAFLHDIGKALTHEVEGSHAIIGADVARKYGESEDVVHAIEAHHNEVPPQTIEAVLTQASDACSGGRPGARRESLEAYVKRLERIEEIAAGKLGVEKVFAMQAGREIRVMVKPDDVDDIGAAVLARDVAKQIEEELTYPGQIRVTVVRESRVTEIAR
- a CDS encoding amino acid ABC transporter permease; protein product: MSQQSVLYDIPGPRQRRVTLISSLIAAVVVLVGAYLFIYRPLADKGQFSMELWGPLVDPSNENFSLVWDRIGFGLKNTLIAAALAIVSSLVVGTLLAVLRIQLKSLTRRRFTGAAAPVAYLLRGLSWVLAAVTRVCVEVFRGLPVVITIFFVARGFPEFGASFDNLWYLVIGLTIYNSVVIAEILRSGMEGLPGGQAEAASAIGLSPFQTTGLILLPQAFRIMLPALISQLVVVLKDTSLGFIISYEETLNIGKQIIGVLGNPIQVYVVIAVLFIAINYSLSKLAQYVQRRLAQGRKTAGTPAQPLPPAALASQAESTGGPV
- a CDS encoding amino acid ABC transporter permease; this translates as MNVLIDKFDVFAGGFWLTLQICVLAAIGALILGAVVAVLRISPVPPLRAVGTTYVNVFRNLPLTVVLFFAAFGLPALGSNADFLRIPGLDSIFSRLGTDLPYFRFGTIALVLYTAAFVCEALRSGVNAVPAGQAEAARSLGLTFGQNLRHVVLPQSWKASVVPLGSVIIAMIKNSALVGFFGVVGDLSQTADQLTSAGGYPFIPVAIGISVGYLIMTVPLGALLDRIEKRQAVAR
- a CDS encoding glutamate ABC transporter substrate-binding protein, translated to MRYKRVAAVAAAATLALGLSACGGDSDDEGTGAGSKDFAAGSTMERLSKAQKIKVGTKFDQPGFGQKGLSGKPEGFDVEVAKLIVKELGIPEDKIEYVETPSKVREDVIVNGTVDLVAATYTINDKRKERIAFAGPYYEAGQNIMVRKDESAITGPDSFKDGAKKVCSVTGSTPAEEIKKYVKDVGTQLVLFDTYDKCRDALKGKQVDAVTTDNVILLGYIAKDEASFKMAGDNFTKEPYGIGVKKEDTDFRNFINDTLDKAFQDGSWKKAWDDTAGKFGATLGDPPAVNRY
- a CDS encoding amino acid ABC transporter ATP-binding protein, translating into MDDVTTGDPLIVLDGVNKWFGPLHVLDDVSLSVGRGEVVVVIGPSGSGKSTLCRTINRLEPIDKGTITFDGQPLPAEGKPLAKLRSEVGMVFQSFNLFAHKTILDNVTLGPVKVRKEKPAAARERGLALLDRVGIANQADKYPAQLSGGQQQRAAIARALAMQPKAMLFDEPTSALDPEMVGEVLDVMTSLASEGMTMVVVTHEMGFARHAANRVVFMADGQLVEDAPPAEFFANPRSERAKDFLSKILTH
- the selD gene encoding selenide, water dikinase SelD, coding for MTDAIRLTDYARGGGCACKIPPGELEVMVAGLGSTGGSADLLVGLENGDDAAVVRLDERTGLVSTADFFTPVVDDAYDWGRIAAANALSDVYAMGGTPLVALNLLCWPRGVLPPEMAREVLRGGLDVAREANCHLAGGHSVDDDSPKYGLAVTGVVRPDELITLDAGRAGLPLSLTKPLGVGVLNTRHKQTGQRFPEAVESMARLNRDAALAAVAAGIRCGTDVTGFGLLGHASKLARASHLTVAIDAAAVPYLPGAREAMRDGYVSGGTRRNLDWVNPWTDFGSADEGERLLLADAQTSGGLLVAGEVPGGIVIGELLPASDHLIRVR
- a CDS encoding DUF2277 family protein; its protein translation is MCRSIKTLREPYVPVVTEEDIRAAALQYVRKISGFRTPAAHNAAAFDAAVDAVAAATATLLDQLVVRGQQPAARG